Sequence from the Ziziphus jujuba cultivar Dongzao chromosome 9, ASM3175591v1 genome:
TTAATCGGAGTTCAATTTTTTCTTCGTAGGTAACATAACTAGAATAATAAAACTCATTAGATTTTCTGTCTTTGCATCTCAAAAACCCACATGATCTCAAACTTCTAAAACTACttgaattgcttcccactatatcttcttcttctatatatatatatatatatatataacaagacAGAAGAATACATGCTTCTAGCTCTTCTAAATTGTCAGTTTCTATATTCATCTTGATGCATACAAAATCAAATATACATTCCATTTTTTGGGGCATGTTAATAGTATCAGTGGGTTTAATCTGAAGCACTAATTTTAATTTGTCTATATACTGAATTTTGCTATGTTGATCCAAGTCTGTCCCGTAGAGGAAATCAGTTTGAGGTGGTAAAtagtaaatttgaaatattctaAAAATCAAAATGGTACTTTAGTTCTTACTCAAATGGGTTTCAACATGAATTCTACCCCGTTTCACACATATTGTCGAACATATTCAAAGCAATTCTCCATTTCACCAATTTCTTCCACCATCAAAATCAATCAAATCTTGTACTAAGGTTTTACTTGCACGTTCTTAGGTTGAAATCGGTTGAGCATGTTTcaaaataaacttataaaagAGAAGCAATACCTGGGAGGATTAGCAccagcaagaagaagaagaagaagaagcagggCAACGACAACAACACACCACGTCGTCCACCCTTTTCTTCCTACGCCCTAGAGTCAAAACGCAGGAGGAGAAGAGGGCGTTTATTGTTTAAGAGAGCTCTAAGGTTTGGTTCGCTTGGTTGGGCCAAAAGTGACCCAATAAGATCTTTTGGGCTGATATTTGTCGGGTTACCGGCTAGGTTAAAGAGCTTTCGGGAACCGATTTTCTGGATATGATATGTTTGACTTTGACCCAATATATTCTGGATAGTTTTTTCCTGTAATGGTGATCCTATCCGTCAAATGAGTGTAGGACCCACATGTTTACCTTTGTCCACGTGTCATGGAAGATTGCTCCAAGAACccgaaaattaattttggagaaaaaaatatatacattaaataaatagcagaaaaaaaaaaaaaaaaaaaaaaagagaaaaatcagagggaggaagaagaagaccgCGAAGAGGGTAAGAGAGAGTAGCAGCAGTGTGCAAATGCCGCTCTTCGTCCTCCACCAGCACCCACCACTCTCGCCGTCCGTTTCTCACCGCCACACTCCGtcgacatcatcatcatcatcttcatgcTTCCTGGTTCGCACCCAGAGATCAACGGTCTGGGTTCACCCAACCAACCAAGTGGGTCAGCTCAGTTGGCGGCCCACAACGATAAGGTGCATGGCCAAGCCAAGGAGAGTGGCAATGGTGGCCAAGCAGATAAGGAGAGAGCTCTCTGACATGCTTCTCACCGACAAGGTCTTGCAGTTCGCCATTTTGCCTGAAGCTGCTCTGGGAGCCGATCGCTACCTCTCCTCCCTCACCACCATCAGCGATGTCGAAGTTTCATCCGACTTGCAGGTACTCCTTCTTTGTTGGGTTTTCTTGGATTTCGagaatttatatagtttttggAGAATTTgggtttcctttttttcctctgtttttaaAAGTTGAATTTGAGAACTGGCGGGATTGTGGTGTAATTTGTTCGAAAGGGAGGGTTTCTCATTAGCAGATTATGCATACAGTTAACGTTGCTACGGGTTGAAATAGAGAATAAAAGATAGAATTTTTACATATAGTATGTGTCTATACGAACAGACATGGATTGGACACTGATACAAACGCACATTTATTCATCAGGCTTGTAGTAGAGTTAAATGGAGGTGTTTGGTGGCGACTGAGGAATTGGATAAGGTAGGATGTTTAGGACCGTTTCGTGTTCACTTTGGTCATGGATTGTGCTTGAAACATTATGCGTGCTGCATAGGTGGTTTTATGGGAAGTTAGATTAAGAAAATGTGGGCTTGGTATTGCTGTCTCCTCCATAATCTTCTGAAGGAGGCTttgctttattattttggtatataACATGAAAAACTTGACCAATGGTGGATGACTTTTAGAGAAGCAGCTGATTCTGATCAATGCTTAAATGCTAATTTGTAATTTACTTATACTATTTTGTGGCAGTAGGCTTTAAGTTGCTTAAACCTGTTGATTCCCTCCCTTTTAAAATAGTCTAAAATGGGACtcttgatgttattattattattattatttttagataagtCAAATGTTAAGGGGGTATTTCAGTGCTTCTGGTTCATTCTCTTTAAGCATGAATCTTTTGAGTGTAAGCTCCTAAAGCAGACACAAAACGCCTTCTAAAATCCTTATAAACCAGTGATATATATGAGGTCTTTTATCCGTATAATCTTCCCTTGATAATTGGTAAAGCTACTTGGTAAGTTCTTTATCTGGTTTATATTTATGAACATGGTGCATAAAAGTGAATGAGATTACTGTGGTGTCTTTTTGGCACTTTATGAGTGCAGTCTCACAACCACCTAAATATGTCCCATTTC
This genomic interval carries:
- the LOC107426611 gene encoding probable ribosome-binding factor A, chloroplastic, with the translated sequence MPLFVLHQHPPLSPSVSHRHTPSTSSSSSSCFLVRTQRSTVWVHPTNQVGQLSWRPTTIRCMAKPRRVAMVAKQIRRELSDMLLTDKVLQFAILPEAALGADRYLSSLTTISDVEVSSDLQVVKVYVSVFGDERGKEIAIAGLKSKAKYVRSELGRRMKLRLTPEIRFIEDESLERGSRVIAILDRIKNEKMSAESEYDEQIESSDASQDDKDWEDDDPDGDIIYIK